The window CTTGCCCTGGCCATCACCCTGTGGGAACAGCAATGTGGCACACTCAGCCTCCTgggaacagccaccagcagtcctggaacCAAGTGGGCCCCATGGCCACAGGCGACCTCACTGGCGACGCCTGATGGCGAGCAGGATGGCCCCAGCAGCCACGATCAGGATGCTGAGGCccagaagaaagctgctgttgctcatcTGCACTGCCTGTGACAAACACATTCTGAGTTGGGGCACAGGGGCACGTGCTGCTGTGAAGTAGagcctgctgctgagagcacccAAGTGATGTCAcagcctgctttgctgtcacaatGGAGGCTGTGCTCAGGATGGCAGGTGTCAGTGGTGGGGTCTTAGTGTTCAATTCCCTGTAATCAGTTTGTGGAATCCCACACtgttttgagttggaagggcccttcctgttcatccaattccaacctggccttgaacactgccagggatggggcagacacagcttctctgggcacactgtgcctgtgcctcagcacccttacaggaaagagcttctgcctagaGCTCAtctcatctctcctctctgccagTTTAACATGGGGCCATACATGCCAAGGATTGCTGGCCTGGTGAAACAGTCAGCCTTTATATGAGGTCTAGAAGGATCAGACATAAAGGGAGGGGAATCATTGCTTCAGGTTTTGCTGGTCCTTATAAAACAATACACATGCAAGCTGAATTCCAGTCCAGTCTCCTTATTCCATCTAAAGGTAGTTCACATCACTGCCAGTCTTCCTGACTGGACcattaagttgtatttttactGATTCACAGTCTGTGGTCATCTGAGACTCATAGGACATGGCTGATTAATAGATGACTTGTCCCTGAAATCACAACTGGATCAGAAGAGAGACACAAAGTCCTCTCCTAAGCTCAGACCAGCAGTGTCCACAGCCTATATATAGATGTTTGCACTCTGGATACTTCCTAGAATTTCAATGTTTACTTCTCTACATTGATTACTAGAGCAGTAGAAGTTTAAGATTAAAGGAGTAACTTTTAATTGTTTAAGTTGACTGGTGAACCCCACATTACCAATACCAaatggcagagcagaggcatgAATAATAACTCAGACATGGCAATTACCCCCTATTCTGGACTGGCTTTCCCACATCATTCCCCCCCACACCAGAGCATCCATTTCATCCCTTTCATGTGTCATTGTTTCGCCTCTACCCAGAGATTTGGAACATTTAAACATATCCATCACTGGCTACTGCAAGCCCCTGTGGagctttcccatctcttcaAAGACAGTTTGGAATAGGAAAGTTAAAGATCATTTCTGCCatggtgttttgctttcctcccatggggtggttttggtgaaGATCTAGTGCCTTGCCTCAGGGATGTCAACTCTGAACTCTTTACCCCagagcttctgcctgtgttCTGTGTAAGCGCTGGGGGACAGGGTGTAGGGCGTAGGAAGACAGAATCTGTTTGGCATCATTTCAGCAACATAAAATTCAACCAGGCAAGCCTAACCTAACCGCTGGGGCTTATTTTGTAGtcagtgcagggagggagggacctgcagaaagcaaaacatgctaTTTTCCTTGAACTTATTTTACAATGGGATGAATCGTTCTTTGGAAGTGCCCATTTCTAGCCAATGAGAGCTAAAATGAGAGCTAAAAGAATCCAGCTAGGTTTTAGATGCATAAATGTAGTTAGGATgagttttcatgcattttgagggctcctctgacctgcagagcctttgaggtctgctgctgtgccaacaCAAATTGCATGTCATACAAAGCTGTTTAGATGTTATTGGAGACTACTGAGAGGAATGTCTCAAGTTCAGAagcattaaaactgtaaaacttcATGTGCTTGCCTATGgacatatatagaatcatagaatgttttgggttggaaaggaccttaaggtcatgcagtcccaaccccctgccatgggcagggaaacctcacactagaccatgccaccccaggctctgtccagcctggccataAACAATGCCAGGACACggaggcagccctgctgctgtgctgcttgctccTGGGACTGCTGCACCAGCGCGGGCAGGGCCCCCAGCTGTATCTCCAGGGCTTTCCCAGCCACGTGCATCTGCAGGGCTGAAGAGACTCTGCCCGCACCCGTGTCTTGGAGGAAGCAACCAGACCTCACCTTCATAGGGGCTCCTCCATCTCGAGTCAGGACTGTGGCTGTCAGGCTCTCAGGGGGACTGATGCTCTCGGTGTAACTGGGGGAGTCGCagcacctcagctgctcctgctccaccagctccttcaggtcctGCCAGAGCGCCCGCCATGTGCAATCATCCAGTTcggctgcagctcctttcccagcccacgctgacagcaccagctcctgcagctccagcgcAGCCTTGATGCAGTCGGTGCAGCCGGGTGTGGAGCACCAGGGCCCGCACACGGGGGACACAGAGGTACCTGCAAGCCAGGGAGGGGTTCCTGAGTGTCAGGGGTCCACAACCAACCTTGTACCATACACCCAGCCTGCTCCACATGGGGCTGGGTTCCTCCGGGGGGATCTGCTGGGGACTTACATGGCTCTGGTGTCTGAAATCGCCGCCTCCATCTCCGGAGCTTCTTGCCCTGGCCATCACCCTGTGGGAACAGCAATGTGGCACAGTCATTCTCCTGGGAACAGCCTCCAGCAGTTCTGGAACCAAGTGGGCTCCATGGCCAGAAGCGACCCCATTGGCAACGCCTGATGGCGAGCAGGAtggccccagcagccaggatcaggatgctgaggcccagaagaaagctgctgttgctcatcTGCACTGCCTGTGACAAACACATTCTGAGTTGTGGTACAGGGGCGAGTGTTGCTGTGAAGTAGagcctgctgctgagagcacccAAGTGATGTCAcagcctgctttgctgtcacaatGGAGGCTGTGCTCAGGATGGCAGGTGTCAAGTGGTGGAGCCTTAGTGTTCCATTCCCTGTAATCAGTTTGTGGAATCCCacactggtttgagttggaagggcccttcatgttcatccagttccaacctggccttgaacactgctagggatggggcagccacagcttctctgggcaccctgtgcctgtgcctcagcacccccatagggaagagcttctacCTAAGATCCCACCTCAGTgtcccctctggcaggttaaagcccttgtcctgtccctacaggcccttggccaaagcccctctccaggtttcctgcagcccctttggGCACTGGAGCTACTCTAAGTTCTCCCCTTCagttctccccttctcttgtccaggctgccccagcccagctctcccatcCTGGCTTCACAgcagagctcctccagccctcgcagaagagaaggctcaggggggacctaCAAGTccctgacaggaggatggagctaggaggggctgagctctgctcccaaggaacaagcgatgggacaagaggaaacggcctcaagctgcaccagggcaggtttagatggagctgatgAACAagtcctgccccagagggtgcccaggtattggaacaggctgcccaggtgtcctgggttcagcaatagcagtaatagaatcatagaagagttagggttggaaaggaccttaagatcctctagttccaacccccctgccatgggcagggacacctcacacaaaaccatatcacccaaggcttcatccatcctggccttaaagactgccagggatggagcattcaccacctccctgggcaaccccttccagtgcctcagcaccctaacaataaagaatttcttccgtatattcaatctaaacctcagGCCCTGACTGGGTAAAACCTGCCCCGGGGAGCGCGGCGAGCAGGGCGGCTCGAGGCAGTTGTGGTGAGATGGTGGGGGGGCGGCTGGAGAGCGGGGCCCGCGCGGCCTGTGCGTTCTGCTGGGGCTGCCCCGGCTGCGGCCGGCCTAGGCCCCCAGgcagagccgatgagaggggaggctgcagcgcagagctcggGCTCTAGAGAGCGCCTGCACTGGTCTGCTGAGGGGAGGGTGCTAGGAGATTGatcaggttaataaatggttagaagggtggtgccatagtcagtGGTTTGCCTGTCTAGAACATGGTACTCTGTCTCCATATATTGGAATCTCCATACTTGAAAACTTACTATCACGTAAAGTGAGTATTTCAGCTGATCCAAAGAATGaggtttctttttagttttaacaTACTAGAGGGCATTAATAGGTCTTAATGTCCCTGATGATTCTCACCTGGACCACTTCACACACATGCCCACTGCCCGTGGCCCAGGAGCCCTATTTAAGCTCAGTGTAGGGCCATCAGTCCTTCTTTGACTAGTGGAGATGTGTTTGGTTATAGTTGTGCTTCTGCTCCTTGGATGGATCCTGGACCAAGAGCTCAGCTTTGTCTCCAGCCCTGTTGACGGCCTACCTCCCTTTGCTCCTGCTGGTACGCTCTGGATGGACCCTTTACTTCTAAACTTCCTCAGACTCTGAAAGTAAACACTGCTTGCTCTGTCTAACCCAGGTGTTAAATATCTCTGCATATCTCCAGTATTAAATCCCCTCCCTTTTTCTTCACAAGCCCTCTTGTCTTTCAGACTGGACTCTGATATTCTTCTCCACCTCTCGCtaaagctattttctttctgttcccaaCCTACGGCATACACTAGAAGCTACTAGAAGCTCTCATCCTACTGGGTGTGTGCATTTTCTGTTGTCTCTGAGTGGCCACATGGATACAGGATTTGCATTCAGTTTAATGTCTCATGTACCTGTGGTGAAATAATTGCACTGCTCATAGCTGGCATGTAGTTGGATCCCTTCCCCAAAGAATTTCTAAGCTCTAAACCCCAGATGTTGGCAGAAGTAGACATCAGCTCACCATTGTGAATACAATTCCATAGCAGGATGGGACAGCTGTGGTGGTCAAGCATGGAACTTGGCCAGATAAACTGACCAGCAGCCTGTTTAGTGGCCACTGGCCCCTTTTAGTGCATCCTTTCTTGCTCTTCCCTCATCAGCCATGGTACCTCAGCTTCTCCACCGTTGTCTCCTCCCAAAAAAATGACACTTCCCCATGTTCATTCCAGTTGTGCACATTCACAccttatcacagaatcccaagggttggaagggacctcaaaagatcacctagtccaacccccctgcaagaacagggtaacctagagtacatcacacaggaacttgtccaggtgggccttgaatatctccaacgtaggagactccacaacctccctgggcaacctgttccagtgctctgtcactcctacagtaaagaagttcttcctgatgttaacgtggaacctcctatgctccagtttgcacacattgtcccttgtcctgtcactggatatcactgaaaaaagcctagctccatcatcctgacacccaccctttacatatttgtaaacactgatgaggtcacccctcagtctcctccaagctaaagagacccagctccctcagcctctcctcataagggaggtgttccactcccttcatcatctttgtggctctgcgctggactctttcaagcaattccctgtccttcttgaactgaggggcccagaactggacgaatattccagatgcggcctcaccaaggcagagtagagggggaggagaacctctcttgccctactaaccacaccctttctagtgcaccctaggatgccatttgccttcttggccacaagggcacattgctggctcatggtcatcctcctatccaccaggacccccagatccctttccccttcactcctttccagcaggtcaacccccaacctatgctggtacatggggttgttcttccccagatgatgacctttgaagtcccttccaacccaaactcttctatgattctatgattttgctaTTCCTGATACCCAGGTAAACTAGACCCATGGTGTTTCTGGAACCTCAGTACTGCTGTCCTCATGAAGGCCTCCTCCCCAGGGCTGTCCAGTGCTTCCCCTTCAACCATCTGTGAAGTCTGCCCATTTCTAGCACCTCTGGTGCCTTACTAACCATGGCTTCCCACCACAGCGCTGTTAATTTGACAGTTCCTTATTGTAAGTTATGTCCACTGTTTGTTGATAGTGTATTCAGTGTGTCTGACATTAAGCTAGGGACTAGTCACCCTCCTAAATCTCTTTTCTAAGATGAATATTGTGTTACAGGTGTATGTGAACCACTGTTCCTGCAGAGCTAAGATTTGTGTCCCTAATTGTGTGGAGCTAACAAGAAATGGCCAACTCATTTACTTCTCCCTCTTTGACAATCTTCATTATCAAAGGGTGAAATATTTGTATCCTAAGGTAACTTTTCCTAAGTGTGGCACGTAGGAAAAGCTTCCCCATGAGTATTTTGAGGAAAAAGCTCTACTTTGCTGCTCCTAAGGGCTTCAGCTGGTGTGGTGTGGTCTAGCATTGGTTCTGTTAAGGAAAAAGTGTTTGTATCTGGTGACACATCACCTTAGAtgacattttctatttaaatcCACAGCTGGGACatgcaaattcttttgtttgtgtCTTAAAAATAGATGGGTTTTCTGTATCAGCAAAGAGTCCTATAAAGATGTCGCCTAGAATTGATTGCATTGATCTGTGTGTGACTGCTGAAGCTTATCTGGGGAATGCACATATGTAGCATTCATTCATTTGATCTTAAAGCAGCACTGCTTATTAGTAATGTTAAACCTGGCTTCTGCACTGCCAATTGGAGATGTTCCTGGTTTCAAATGCATTAGCCCAGATTTATTCTTAGCAAACATCCATGAGGACTTGGATCTCCTCTTTGCCCCATCATTCCCTCTCAAAGATCTAGCAGAGAACTAAATAATGTGAGGGATGCTTCTCagtcttaaaaatacagttccTTATGGAGTGACACAAAGAGCACCAAGTCTTTAAAGTAGGGAGTGGCCAagctcatgaagtttaaccatgccaagtgcaaggtcctacacctgggtcggagcaatcccaggcacagctacaggttgggcaaaaaggaaattcatggtagtcctgcggagaaggacttgggggtgttggtcaatgagaaaatgaacatgagctggcttcagtgtgtgctcccagcccagaaagcaaccgtatcctgggctgcatcaaaaggagcgtgaccagcaggtcaaaggaggtgatcctgcccctctactctgctctcgtgagacctcacctggagtattgtgtgcatttctggtgtcctcaacatagaaaggacatggaactgttagaacaagtccagaggaggccacgaggatgattgGGGAATGGAGCACCTttcatgtgaagacaggctgagaaagttggggctgttcagcctggagaagagaaggctgcatggagagctcatagcagccttccagtatctgaagggggcctatagggatgctggagagggactattcattagggactgtagtgataggacaaggggtaatgggttgaaacttaaagagcagaggtttagactggatctaaggaagaaattctttactgttagagtggtgaggcactggaatgggttgcccagggaggtggtgattgctccatccatggcagtgttcaaggccaggttggatgaagccttgggtgatatggtttagtgtgaggtgtccctgcccatggcaggggggttggaactagaggatcttaaggtcctttccaaccctaactattctatgattctatgtggggAAGGAGTGCAAGTGTGGTTTTGAGAATAATTTGTGAGTTTAAGGGTAAAATCAGACAGTATAGCTATGTGCtgacagaggagaaagaaagaagtggttCACTCTATCTTGTAGCAACATGTAAAAGCACTTGGGTTTCATGATTGCTGTCATATTTTAGTTTCACTGCTCATGAGCCAAAAGGGGCCTGAAACTCAAGAATGTCCAAGTTTATTTTGATTATGCCACGTCATTGCCAGTTTGATCTCTAAAGGAAACAAGAACTATTTCTAGGAGTCTTTTGAGAGCACCCCTCACCTACCTGTTCCTGAGGCTTGAGAACAAGGTGATTTTATCACAGGGCTGCGAGTTCCagccatttttcttccttgatgTTGTAGGCACAGAGATTTTCCTCTTGGCTGTAATGGCATATGACCGGTACGTTGCAATATGCCATCCACTGCAGTACATGACTATCATGAGTAGGAAGCCGTGTGCTCACCTGGCCACTGGCATCTGGGTAGCAGGGCTGTTAAACTCCCTGTTGCACACATCTTTGATTTTTACACTCTCTGTTTGTGATTCTAATGAAGTTGACCAATATTACTGTGATATCCCTCCCATGCTGGCCCTCTCTTGCTCATCTACTTACAGTAGGGAACTGGTAGTTCTCACAGTTGCTGGAGCCATTGGGGGCAGCGCCTTTGCCGTCACTCTGGTCTCATATATCTACATCCTGTGGACTATCCTATGCATGAAGTCTCCTGAGAGCAGGCACAAAGCCTTCTCCACCTCTGGGTCCCACTTGACAATGGCAGTATGTCTCTTCTATGGAACCACCATTTTCCCATATGTGTGGCCTTCCTCCACCTACTTGCCTAATCAGGACAGGATAGTTTCCGTGCTCTATGGAATCCTCACTCCCCTGATAAATCACTGCTGTGACTTTGTTGCTTGCACACTACTTACTAAAACCACATGTCAAGGCTGTCTGTCTCAGTGGCCTTTTTTGTGGCTGCTGGCTTGGTGTTTTAAAAGATAAGCTAATGGTTTCAGTGCAGGAACTTCAATCTTCGTCATAGCAAATGCACATTCTTAACATTAACAATGGAAATCACTTAAGCTTCATCCATTCTCAGCTGCTGGTCATGTTGACAACGGGTTCAAAAGTAAACAATAATGAccaagcagcttttctttcGGGTAATACACTCAGGAAtttctggggttttcttttgatttgaAAGTATATCTCAGCAGCTTAAGAAGATGCATGTAGCTCCATCTGAGAGCAGCTTCAAAGACAAGCACTAAGAAGTCAGGGCtactgattcggagaaaactccaggaacaaactcgccaacaaagttttcaagctgacaagcaggtattctttattgcggcgccgagagacacgggggatagctccacCTAGCGTGTGTCTctcctattgctacacaagccatccttatatagcccttgagcatacatacatattcatgaggctacgtatggattacataattttccagaaagctccccgcatgcgtacagaattgtggtggtggtctctgagggtcgtttacttcttccaacgaTCTTCATCACTcttggcagcctctgaagcatgTGCAGTAGCTGTTTACACCAGGTTAGTTcgttcattagcaccagagacataacagtccccttgtcctcctacttattagttagtttacccatagcccatcctggacacctgctattcccagatactccctatccctgcatcctgtttttctagcctgtttttcttaaaactacctcaACTAGAAAGATTTATcttatgccagtatgttctctatctgtactctattttttcttctatgtactaagcacctcagtaactttccactgctactgctacaaagccatcgaacttatcattacttacaactaattttaaaggtttatatattccattttgtgattttatgttccccttgtttcactaCCCATGTAGCTGTAACACTATAGAGCTTCCCACGGAATTCAATGCTGTAACTTACGGTACAGTTGGGATTTGGTTTTGTAAGCACAAGTTTCAATGGCAGACAAGGTCACCCAAAGTATCCTTCCTGGTCCTTAGTTCCTGCTCCATAAACCATACAGACAGAGTCGCTGGGGAGACCAGAAATCATCAATCCCCAACTGAATGAAAAGATCAGGATTTCTCTACTGATAGTTGCTGTTGCTCTATTATcgggtgacatgatctagtgtgaggcatacctgcccatggcaggggggttggaactggatgatcttaaggtcctttccaacacaaaccattctctgGTTCTATTATAAGCAGAGCCCCAGATGTTTTCATGGGGTTTCCTGTGGTTCTTTAACTATGACcattcaaaaaaacccaaccatttATCCCAAAGCCATCTGGCAAATCACAAGATATGCATCAATGTGGACAAAAAGCATAGGCTACAACACCATTCCACTTTTGGGGTCAGTTAACTGCTCTTCAGGGGTTAAAGCAAAACCCCTGTCgtgtcactacaggcccttttCAAAAACCCCTCTCCAGCCTTCTTGTTGGCCCCTctaggtattggaaggcttcTATAAggtctttttttgctttggtagGGACTGCCAAACTACTTGCACATTTAATTACACTCATTTAATAATTCTCAGGTTCTCGAAGACCTGTTTGGACTCCTGAATCTCTGTGGTACTCAGAGAAATGCAGCCTTGCTACTGCTGTTCATGGTGCTCTCCAGAGGGGCTATACCTCTTGGGAAGCTGCCATCAGCAGGTCTACCTTGTATCTTGCAGCAGGCGCAATGCCTCTGTGGGGCTCCTCGGGCTTGTTCCATGAAGCCTTCATGGATGGAGCACATGTGTGCTCCCTGTGACTTCTCTGGCTTGGTGTCCATAGGAGGGAAGGCTGAGAAAAGGCTTGGGGACACAAGGGTGGATGCTGGCCCTATTGAGTCCTTCACAATCCCACAGGGTGTCTTTTGGGCATCCTTGGGGTCTGTGTCCATCTcattcccagagctgcaggatgtgctgtgcagGGTCCAGGCCTCCAGCGATGCCGGGCTTCTCTCCTGCCCTAGAACGGGGCTGTTGGAGGAGATACTATCCAGGCAGGAGCACGGTGTCATGGGGACCATAGTGCAGGTGAGGGATGCCTgaacctgctg of the Melopsittacus undulatus isolate bMelUnd1 chromosome 4, bMelUnd1.mat.Z, whole genome shotgun sequence genome contains:
- the LOC117436152 gene encoding olfactory receptor 5V1-like; the protein is MAYDRYVAICHPLQYMTIMSRKPCAHLATGIWVAGLLNSLLHTSLIFTLSVCDSNEVDQYYCDIPPMLALSCSSTYSRELVVLTVAGAIGGSAFAVTLVSYIYILWTILCMKSPESRHKAFSTSGSHLTMAVCLFYGTTIFPYVWPSSTYLPNQDRIVSVLYGILTPLINHCWVTYTDVVWPLGPRPAPRPRWQPLNLLSHARPAEEMRKGGA